AATATTCTTATTGTATTAATATTTGCTTCGATAGGTGAAGTGTTTTTTAGTGGACTTTCTGATGGTGTAAAGTTTTTAGTAGAAGTTGTTTTTGTTACTTTTTTAATTTTATTATTTGGTGAAGTATTACCAAAAGTATATGCAACTAGAAAATCAATGCAGTTTGCAGGTTTTATGGCAAAAATTATTCAAGTTTTAAATGTTGTTTTAACGCCATTAAGTACGCCACTAATTAAATTAACAAGTGTTGTTGAAAATAAATTAGGAAATAAAAATAGCAACTTTTCAGTAGAACGTTTATCCGAAGCTTTAGAATTAACTTCTAGCGGAGCAACAACTAAAGAAGAACAAAAAATTTTAGAAGGTATTGTTAATTTTGGTAATACAGAAACAGTACAAATAATGAAACCAAGAACAGATGTTTGTGCTATTTCTGATGATACATTATATGAAGAAGTTTTAAAAATAATTTTAAAAAATGGGTATTCACGAATTCCTGTATATCACGAAAATATAGATAGTATTAAAGGAGTTTTATATGCTAAAGATTTATTAGCTCATTTAAATGAAAAAACACTTAATTGGCAAAAACTGATAAGACAGCCTTTTTTTGTTCCTGAAAATAAAAAATTAGACGACTTATTAGGAGAGTTTAAA
The Tenacibaculum pacificus DNA segment above includes these coding regions:
- the gldE gene encoding gliding motility-associated protein GldE codes for the protein MDTEPNSLFLAISTIDLLTTINCFLLLFLLICSALVSGTEVAFFSISQTQLDELSSSSKEKSSVVGLLENPKKLLATILITNNFINILIVLIFASIGEVFFSGLSDGVKFLVEVVFVTFLILLFGEVLPKVYATRKSMQFAGFMAKIIQVLNVVLTPLSTPLIKLTSVVENKLGNKNSNFSVERLSEALELTSSGATTKEEQKILEGIVNFGNTETVQIMKPRTDVCAISDDTLYEEVLKIILKNGYSRIPVYHENIDSIKGVLYAKDLLAHLNEKTLNWQKLIRQPFFVPENKKLDDLLGEFKELKMHLAIVVDEYGGTSGIVTLEDVIEEIVGDINDEFDDDDLSYSKLDENNYIFEGKITIKDFCRVLDDDDEDKFENLKGESETLAGFILEVSGKFPKKGEKINFSNYTFTIEALDRKRIKQIKATRNA